A genomic window from Dermacentor silvarum isolate Dsil-2018 chromosome 9, BIME_Dsil_1.4, whole genome shotgun sequence includes:
- the LOC119464355 gene encoding LOW QUALITY PROTEIN: anoctamin-5-like (The sequence of the model RefSeq protein was modified relative to this genomic sequence to represent the inferred CDS: inserted 2 bases in 1 codon) encodes MSRELLFGETCLTSFVAGATRVMAANIWQDALNAERAASAYERALDEESVLVALGDMKPSPNGDSAAALVDESGCVYLSGSRRKVDFVLAYSPAKHQAIRDIFEEELSKAGLVLEHVPLNPSGLCFVKIHAPWEVLSCFAEIMRLKMPVKELPNQNRLGRPVRHRRVRRWGSAKNDSVPGFIGLVGGATQENQSPGCRSEDSSWSLRMQEQNAMLDCEPVEVRSMGRRQKQFAVTFSMSKEYLFDIPEPKEDFFSAAQRAQVVHFILQRKSFSAXDTQRSHFGIGRLLADGVYLAAYPLHEGGPDRTSGEGSAAPRTQLRRKWASVLALFRYQPLDDVRRYFGVKIGLYFAWLGFYTTMLLPASLLGLGCFLYGVATLGKHRPVHEMCAGSESRLLMCPLCDNGCEYWRLRDSCTQARLGYLSDNGATVVFSVFMSLWGAAFLELWKRYSARITYQWDLSGFDTLEENSRPEYLARLSRLKKREVELIEQQEKGGVESLSFWRIRLPFGLLSVSVVLLLVLLAVAAVVGVIVYRMSVRATLALQSEEMSSFIPLITSTTAALLNLLCILLFNMLYSRLAVYLTEMEMPRTQTEYDDSLTLKLYLLQFVNCYSSIFYIAFFKGKFVGRPGKYNTFLNYQQEECGLGGCFVELSIQLAIIMVGKQAFSALSEMALPYAMRLWSHLSFLRSSNNEHRPKQPWERDYLLPDMGSTGLFYEYLEMILQYGFVTLFVAAFPLAPLFALLNNVLEIRLDALKLLSSYRRPVAVRVRDIGIWYRIMDSLGKLAVLTNAVLIAFTSDLVPRLYYRWKVSPTGTLDGFVDFSLSYFDVQDYDEGVRHGNTSGLLGSRYCRYADHRTPPWVENQYKRTSQYFEILVWKFAFVLIFENVIAFLMTIIRWIIPDVPKTIREKIREDNRLTNEIIILQELRRRHVDSPPPVA; translated from the exons GCCTCACTAGTTTCGTGGCAGGGGCGACTAGAGTCATGGCTGCCAACATCTGGCAGGATGCGCTGAATGCTG AGCGCGCCGCCAGCGCTTATGAGAGAGCGCTAGACGAAGAAAGCGTGCTGGTGGCCCTGGGAGACATGAAGCCATCACCTAACGGGGACAGCGCCGCCGCCCTGGTGGACGAGAGTGGGTGCGTCTACCTGAGTGGCTCGAGGCGCAAGGTGGACTTTGTGCTGGCCTACTCACCTGCCAAGCACCAGGCCATCCGGGACATCTTCGAGGAGGAGCTCAGCAAGGCAGGCCTGGTGCTCGAGCATGTCCCACTG AATCCGAGTGGCCTTTGCTTTGTGAAGATCCATGCTCCTTGGGAGGTGCTGAGCTGTTTTGCTGAGATCATGCGCCTGAAGATGCCCGTCAAGGAG CTTCCAAACCAAAATCGCCTTGGCAGGCCAGTGAGACATCGAAGAGTCCGAAGATGGGGCTCTGCCAAAAACGATAGCGTTCCGGGATTCATTGGTCTGGTGGGTGGAGCTACCCAAGAAAATCAATCGCCAGGGTGTCGTTCCGAAGACTCATCG TGGAGCTTGAGGATGCAGGAGCAGAATGCTATGCTGGACTGTGAGCCT GTGGAAGTTCGTTCAATGGGACGTCGTCAAAAGCAGTTTGCTGTTACGTTTTCGATGTCGAAGGAATACCT GTTCGACATCCCCGAGCCGAAAGAGGACTTTTTCAGTGCGGCACAGAGGGCGCAAGTGGTGCACTTTATTCTTCAGCGCAAATCGTTCTCAGC CGACACCCAGCGAAGCCACTTTGGCATTGGCCGACTGCTTGCTGATGGCGTCTATTTGGCTGCTTATCCACTGCACGAAGGTGGCCCCGACCGCACCTCTGGTGAAGGATCGGCAGCGCCCCGCACGCAACTTCGGCGCAAGTGGGCCTCGGTGCTGGCATTATTTCGCTACCAACCACTGGATGATGTGCGACGTTATTTCGGTGTCAAGATTGGCCTCTACTTTGCCTGGCTAGGCTTCTACACTACCATGCTTCTGCCAGCATCCCTCTTGGGTCTTGGCTGTTTCCTGTATGGTGTTGCCACGTTGGGCAAGCATCGCCCTGTGCACGAGATGTGCGCCGGTTCCGAGTCACGCCTGCTGATGTGTCCGTTGTGTGACAATGGCTGCGAGTACTGGCGCCTGCGTGACAGCTGCACACAAGCCCGACTGGGCTACCTGTCCGACAATGGTGCCACGGTCGTCTTTTCAGTCTTCATGTCGCTCTGGGGTGCTGCCTTTCTCGAACTATGGAAGCGCTACTCGGCACGCATCACTTACCAGTGGGACTTGTCTGGCTTTGACACCCTGGAGGAGAACTCGAGGCCCGAATACCTGGCACGCTTGTCGCGCCTTAAGAAACGCGAGGTGGAGCTCATCGAGCAGCAGGAGAAAGGCGGTGTCGAGTCCCTGTCATTCTGGCGTATACGCTTGCCCTTTGGCCTGTTGTCGGTGTCGGTggtgctgctgctggtgctgctcgCTGTGGCCGCCGTTGTAGGTGTCATTGTGTACCGCATGTCGGTGCGTGCTACACTTGCACTGCAAAGTGAGGAGATGTCGAGCTTCATTCCACTCATCACTTCCACCACTGCAGCCCTGCTCAACTTGCTGTGCATCCTCCTCTTCAACATG TTGTATTCTCGACTGGCTGTCTACTTGACTGAGATGG AGATGCCGAGGACACAGACCGAGTATGACGACAGCCTGACCCTGAAGCTGTACCTGCTGCAGTTTGTAAACTGCTATTCATCCATCTTCTACATTGCCTTCTTCAAGGGAAA GTTTGTTGGCCGACCTGGGAAGTACAACACATTCCTGAACTATCAGCAGGAAGAGTGTGGCCTCGGGGGTTGCTTTGTGGAGCTGTCCATCCAACTGGCCATCATCATGGTGGGAAAACAGGCATTCAGCGCACTCTCGGAGATGGCGCTGCCTTATGCCATGCGCCTCTGGTCTCATCTGTCGTTTCTGCGGAGCAGCAACAATGAGCACCGACCTAAGCAGCCCTGGGAGCGCGACTACTTACTTCCCGACATGGGCTCCACTGGCCTCTTCTACGAGTACCTCGAGATGATCCTGCAATACGGCTTTGTCACGCTGTTTGTGGCGGCCTTTCCTCTGGCACCTCTCTTTGCACTGCTCAACAACGTGCTCGAGATTCGACTAGATGCACTGAAGCTGCTCAGCTCTTATCGGCGGCCAGTGGCTGTGCGAGTCCGTGACATCGGTATCTGGTACCGTATCATGGACTCCTTGGGCAAACTGGCTGTGCTTACTAAT GCGGTCCTCATCGCCTTCACATCGGACCTGGTGCCGCGCCTTTACTACCGCTGGAAGGTGTCACCCACGGGAACCCTTGATGGCTTTGTGGACTTCAGCCTGTCCTACTTTGATGTGCAAGATTACGACGAGGGTGTGCGACATGGGAATACGTCGGGCCTGCTGGGCTCTCGATATTGCAG GTACGCTGACCACCGCACACCACCGTGGGTTGAGAACCAGTACAAGCGAACATCACAGTACTTTGAAATTCTAGTCTGGAAGTTTGCCTTCGTGCTAATATTTGAG AACGTAATTGCATTCCTGATGACGATAATTCGCTGGATCATACCCGACGTTCCCAAGACCATTCGGGAGAAAATTCGAGAGGACAACCGGCTCACCAATGAGATCATAATCCTGCAGGAGCTACGCCGACGACATGTGGACAGCCCGCCACCAGTGGCCTGA
- the LOC119464365 gene encoding iron-sulfur cluster assembly 2 homolog, mitochondrial: MLTQRLRSCYSAVLWSVRGARNERAACRRGAASQASAEGALQLTDSCVEKLRRVGVGRVLRVSVEGGGCSGFQYRFQLEDQPAPDDVLFERDGARVVVDSASLDLLRGATLDYHEELIRSAFRIVDNPQAERGCSCGASFTIKL, translated from the coding sequence ATGCTCACCCAGCGCCTTCGCTCGTGCTACAGTGCCGTGCTCTGGTCAGTGCGAGGCGCACGCAACGAGCGAGCGGCATGCAGGCGGGGCGCCGCGTCGCAGGCGAGTGCCGAGGGCGCTCTACAGCTGACCGACAGCTGCGTGGAGAAGCTGCGGCGCGTGGGGGTCGGCCGTGTGCTGCGCGTGTCCGTGGAAGGCGGTGGTTGCTCAGGCTTCCAGTACCGCTTCCAGCTCGAAGACCAGCCCGCACCGGACGACGTGCTCTTCGAGCGCGACGGCGCTCGCGTGGTGGTGGACAGTGCCTCACTCGACCTGCTGCGAGGCGCCACACTCGACTACCACGAGGAGCTCATCCGGTCAGCCTTCCGCATCGTGGACAATCCGCAGGCGGAGCGGGGATGCTCCTGCGGCGCCTCCTTCACCATCAAGCTTTAG